The following are from one region of the Erwinia billingiae Eb661 genome:
- a CDS encoding LysR family transcriptional regulator, whose protein sequence is MKTRATLQELEIFTAIARHLNFGKAAKERNVTPSTLSHTMTNLEQRIGVRLLNRTTRSVSLTDAGKAFLLRIEPAMLDLSLAVDELNHWRVDPRGTLRLNMPRSAEALYLQSLLLPFRQQYPDIALEVTTSDSLVNIVEGGFDAGVRFGEAIPQDMVAIPFGRKLRGAVIASPAYIALHGVPKHPQELINFPCIQRRFPSGMNYKWEFSDAGKPLAVAVVGSLTLDNDFVMADAASAGAGLAFVFKELVQNRLDNGELVEVLADFAAPAESFWLYYPGRKYTSTPLRCFIEWLQAFNRQP, encoded by the coding sequence ATGAAAACACGCGCCACGCTGCAGGAATTAGAGATTTTCACCGCCATCGCCCGCCATCTTAACTTTGGCAAAGCGGCGAAGGAGCGAAACGTCACGCCCTCGACGCTCAGTCACACCATGACCAATCTGGAACAGCGCATCGGCGTTCGCTTGCTGAATCGCACCACGCGCAGCGTTTCACTGACTGATGCCGGGAAAGCATTTTTACTGCGTATTGAACCGGCGATGCTGGATCTTTCGTTGGCGGTGGATGAACTGAATCACTGGCGGGTCGATCCGCGCGGCACGCTGCGGTTGAATATGCCGCGCAGCGCCGAAGCCCTGTACCTGCAGTCATTGCTGCTGCCCTTTCGCCAGCAGTATCCCGATATCGCGCTGGAGGTCACGACCAGTGACAGTCTGGTGAACATTGTCGAAGGGGGATTTGATGCGGGCGTTCGTTTTGGCGAGGCCATCCCGCAGGATATGGTGGCGATCCCCTTTGGCAGAAAATTGCGGGGAGCGGTGATCGCCAGCCCGGCGTATATTGCGCTACATGGCGTCCCTAAGCACCCTCAGGAATTAATCAACTTTCCCTGTATCCAGCGACGTTTTCCCAGTGGGATGAACTACAAATGGGAATTCAGTGATGCAGGGAAACCACTGGCGGTTGCGGTGGTGGGCAGCCTGACGCTGGACAATGATTTTGTGATGGCAGACGCGGCGAGCGCGGGTGCAGGATTGGCTTTTGTGTTTAAAGAGCTGGTGCAAAACCGGTTGGATAACGGTGAGCTGGTGGAAGTGCTGGCGGATTTTGCCGCCCCGGCTGAAAGCTTCTGGCTTTACTATCCCGGCAGGAAATACACCTCAACGCCGCTGCGCTGTTTCATTGAGTGGCTGCAGGCGTTTAACCGCCAGCCCTGA
- a CDS encoding bifunctional aspartate kinase/homoserine dehydrogenase II codes for MSQSAVAAGTRQLHKFGGSSLADAKCYLRVAGIMAEYSHPGDIMVVSAAGSTTNQLISWLKLSQSDRLSAHQVQQALRRYQSELIASLLPPAQADGMIAEFIHDLEKLAALLDGKITDAVYAEVVGHGEIWSARLMAAVLTRQDIASSWLDAREFLCAERAAQPEVDEGKSWPLLQQLMIQHPNRRLVVTGFICRNEAGETVLLGRNGSDYSATQIGALAGVSRVTIWSDVAGVYSADPRKVKDACLLPLLRLDEASELARLAAPVLHTRTLQPVSGSDIDLQLRCSYQPEQGSTRIERVLASGTGARIVTSHDDVCLIEFHVPSQHDFASQHKEIDHLLKRAQLRPLATGVHPDRNLIQLCYTSEVVSSALDLLQDAGIPGRIQLREGMALVAMVGAGVCRNPLHSHRFWQQLKDQPVEFIWQSEDGISLVAVLRVGPTESLIRGLHHSLFRAEKRIGLVLFGKGNIGSRWLELFGREQEILSARTGFEFLLAGVVDSRRSLLNYDGLDASRALAFFEDEAVEQDEESLFLWMRAHPYDDLVVLDVTASETLADQYLDFASYGFHVVSANKVAGASTTDRYRQIRDAFAKTGSQWLYNATVGAGLPVNHTVRDLRESGDSILSLSGIFSGTLSWLFLQYDGTVPFTELVDQAWQQGLTEPDPRVDLSGQDVMRKLVILAREAGYDIEPDQVRVESLVPDSCKGESVDHFFENGEALNDQMQQRFEAAQEMGLLLRYVARFDANGKARVGVEAVRSEHPLASLLPCDNVFAIESRWYRDNPLVIRGPGAGRDVTAGAIQSDLNRLAQLL; via the coding sequence ATGAGTCAGTCAGCAGTGGCAGCAGGTACGCGTCAGTTGCATAAATTTGGTGGAAGCAGTCTTGCGGACGCCAAATGTTACCTGCGTGTGGCGGGGATCATGGCGGAATACAGCCATCCCGGCGATATCATGGTGGTCTCCGCTGCGGGGAGCACGACCAACCAGTTGATCAGCTGGCTGAAGTTAAGCCAGAGCGATCGGTTATCGGCTCACCAGGTGCAGCAGGCGCTGCGTCGCTATCAGAGCGAGCTGATTGCCAGCTTGCTGCCACCTGCTCAGGCAGACGGCATGATTGCCGAGTTTATTCACGATCTGGAAAAACTCGCTGCGCTGCTGGACGGCAAAATCACCGATGCAGTTTATGCCGAAGTGGTGGGACACGGCGAAATCTGGTCCGCCAGGCTGATGGCTGCGGTGCTGACACGGCAAGATATCGCGTCCAGTTGGCTGGACGCGCGTGAATTCCTCTGTGCTGAGCGTGCTGCGCAACCGGAAGTGGACGAAGGGAAATCCTGGCCGCTGCTACAGCAGCTGATGATCCAGCATCCCAACCGTCGTCTGGTGGTCACCGGTTTTATCTGCCGCAATGAAGCGGGTGAAACGGTGCTGCTCGGTCGCAACGGCAGTGACTACTCAGCCACGCAAATTGGTGCGCTGGCGGGCGTGTCCCGCGTCACCATCTGGAGCGACGTGGCGGGCGTCTACAGTGCCGATCCGCGCAAGGTAAAGGATGCCTGCCTGTTGCCGCTGCTTCGTCTGGATGAAGCCAGTGAACTTGCGCGCCTCGCCGCGCCGGTTCTGCACACCCGTACTCTGCAACCCGTCTCCGGCAGCGATATCGATCTGCAACTGCGTTGCAGCTATCAGCCTGAGCAGGGTTCAACCCGCATTGAGCGCGTGCTGGCTTCCGGAACGGGCGCAAGGATTGTCACCAGCCATGATGACGTCTGTCTGATTGAGTTCCATGTGCCTTCGCAGCACGACTTTGCCTCTCAGCATAAAGAGATCGATCACCTGTTGAAACGCGCGCAGCTGCGTCCGCTGGCCACCGGTGTGCATCCCGACCGCAATCTTATTCAGCTGTGCTACACCTCTGAAGTGGTCAGCAGCGCGCTGGATCTGCTGCAGGATGCGGGCATCCCTGGCCGCATTCAGCTGCGTGAAGGCATGGCGCTGGTGGCAATGGTCGGTGCGGGCGTCTGCCGTAACCCGCTGCACAGCCACCGCTTCTGGCAGCAGTTGAAAGATCAGCCGGTAGAATTTATCTGGCAGTCTGAAGACGGAATCAGTCTGGTCGCGGTGTTGCGTGTTGGCCCGACCGAAAGCCTGATCAGAGGCCTGCACCACTCGCTGTTCCGTGCGGAAAAGCGTATTGGCCTGGTGCTGTTCGGCAAAGGCAATATCGGTTCACGCTGGCTGGAGTTGTTCGGACGTGAGCAGGAAATCCTCTCTGCCCGCACCGGCTTCGAATTTCTGCTGGCTGGGGTGGTGGACAGCCGCCGCAGCCTGCTGAACTATGACGGACTGGACGCCTCCCGCGCGCTGGCTTTCTTCGAAGATGAAGCGGTCGAGCAGGATGAAGAGTCGCTGTTCCTGTGGATGCGTGCCCACCCGTATGATGATTTGGTGGTGCTGGATGTCACCGCCAGCGAAACGCTGGCCGATCAGTATCTGGATTTCGCCAGCTACGGCTTCCATGTGGTCAGCGCCAATAAAGTGGCGGGCGCGTCAACGACCGATCGTTATCGCCAGATCCGCGATGCGTTCGCCAAGACCGGCAGCCAGTGGTTGTATAACGCCACCGTCGGCGCGGGCTTGCCGGTGAACCATACGGTGCGCGATCTGCGTGAAAGCGGCGACAGCATTCTGTCACTCAGCGGCATCTTCTCCGGCACGCTCTCCTGGCTGTTCTTGCAGTATGACGGCACGGTGCCTTTTACCGAGCTGGTGGATCAAGCCTGGCAGCAGGGACTGACCGAGCCCGATCCGCGAGTGGATCTCTCCGGTCAGGACGTGATGCGTAAGCTGGTGATCCTGGCGCGTGAAGCGGGTTATGACATCGAGCCGGATCAGGTTCGCGTCGAGTCGCTGGTGCCGGACAGCTGTAAGGGCGAGTCGGTCGATCACTTCTTCGAAAATGGTGAGGCGTTGAACGACCAGATGCAGCAGCGTTTTGAAGCCGCTCAGGAAATGGGGCTGTTGCTGCGCTACGTGGCGCGCTTCGATGCCAATGGCAAAGCGCGCGTGGGTGTGGAAGCGGTGCGCAGCGAGCATCCGCTGGCTTCACTGCTGCCGTGCGATAACGTCTTCGCGATTGAAAGCCGTTGGTATCGTGATAACCCGCTGGTTATCCGTGGGCCGGGGGCTGGCCGTGATGTGACCGCCGGTGCCATTCAGTCTGACCTGAACCGTCTGGCACAACTGCTGTAA
- a CDS encoding aldo/keto reductase, producing the protein MKRRTLGSQGFEVSAIGLGCMGMTFAYGHNDRQQAINTLHRAFDLGVDFLDTAEVYGPFNNEELLAEALKGYQGRIKVATKFGFNITDQGEGWERIKGVNSQPANIRAVAEASLKRLNVETLDLFYQHRPDPAVPIEAVMGTLADLVREGKIQHIGLSEVSSETLRRAQAVYPVTALQSEYSLWSRDVEQGVLATCQQLNIGFVPYSPLGRGFLTGKLPDPDTLDAFDYRRTLPRFQPDALAQNNKLLAQLAEMASGYGATSAQIALAWVLAKGQNIVPIPGASKIANLEDNCKATEIALAAGDVSHLDRLFSVGNIAGERYNAGEFGLVERD; encoded by the coding sequence ATGAAGCGCAGAACATTAGGCAGTCAGGGTTTTGAGGTCTCGGCCATCGGCCTCGGCTGCATGGGGATGACTTTCGCTTACGGTCACAACGATCGCCAGCAGGCGATCAACACCCTCCACCGTGCGTTCGATCTGGGCGTGGATTTTCTCGATACGGCGGAAGTTTACGGGCCTTTCAATAACGAGGAACTGCTGGCAGAGGCCCTGAAGGGGTATCAGGGACGGATTAAGGTCGCAACGAAATTCGGCTTTAACATCACTGACCAGGGGGAAGGGTGGGAACGGATTAAAGGCGTTAACAGCCAACCGGCGAATATCCGCGCCGTGGCGGAAGCGTCGTTAAAAAGGCTCAACGTTGAGACGCTGGACCTGTTTTATCAGCACCGTCCCGATCCTGCGGTGCCGATTGAAGCGGTGATGGGCACGCTGGCAGATCTGGTGCGCGAAGGTAAAATCCAGCATATCGGCCTGTCCGAAGTCTCCAGCGAGACGTTGAGAAGAGCGCAGGCTGTCTATCCGGTCACCGCTTTACAGAGCGAATACTCGTTGTGGAGCCGGGATGTTGAACAGGGCGTTTTGGCTACCTGTCAGCAGCTGAACATCGGTTTCGTGCCGTACAGTCCGCTTGGACGCGGCTTCCTGACCGGCAAGTTGCCCGATCCTGACACGCTTGATGCCTTCGACTATCGCAGAACGCTGCCGCGTTTCCAGCCCGATGCCCTGGCGCAAAACAACAAGCTGCTCGCCCAGTTGGCGGAGATGGCATCAGGTTATGGCGCGACGTCCGCCCAGATCGCGCTGGCCTGGGTGCTGGCGAAAGGGCAGAACATCGTACCCATCCCTGGCGCGAGTAAAATCGCCAACCTGGAAGATAACTGCAAAGCCACCGAGATTGCGCTGGCGGCTGGCGATGTCAGCCATCTTGACCGCTTATTCAGCGTTGGCAATATCGCGGGAGAACGTTATAACGCCGGTGAGTTTGGGCTGGTTGAGCGTGACTGA
- the metB gene encoding cystathionine gamma-synthase yields MTRKQATIAVRSGLNDDEQYGCVVPPIHLSSTYNFTDFNEPRAHDYSRRGNPTRDVVQRALAELEGGAGAVMTNTGMSAINLVCTVFLKPGDLLVAPHDCYGGSYRLFDSLSKRGAYRVKFVDQGDEAALNAALAEKPKLVLIESPSNPLLRVVDIAAICKASAEAGAITVVDNTFLSPALQNPLALGADVVLHSCTKYLNGHSDVVAGAVIAKDPALVTELAWWANNIGATGSAFDSYLLLRGMRTLAPRMAAAQRNALAIVDYLKQQPLVKKLYHPSLPENAGHQFAVRQQKGFGAMLSFELDGDEQTLRRFLKALELFTLAESLGGVESLISHTATMTHAGMSAEARAAAGISETLLRVSVGIEDHEDLIADLDNAFRIAAER; encoded by the coding sequence ATGACGCGTAAACAGGCAACCATCGCAGTACGCAGCGGTTTGAATGATGACGAGCAATATGGCTGCGTTGTCCCGCCGATCCACCTTTCCAGCACCTATAACTTTACCGATTTCAACGAGCCTCGCGCCCATGACTACTCTCGCCGTGGCAACCCGACGCGCGATGTGGTTCAGCGTGCGCTGGCCGAGCTGGAAGGCGGTGCCGGTGCGGTGATGACCAATACCGGGATGTCAGCCATTAACCTGGTGTGCACGGTATTCCTGAAGCCTGGCGATCTGCTGGTGGCCCCGCACGACTGCTACGGCGGCAGCTATCGCCTGTTCGACAGCCTGAGCAAACGCGGTGCGTACCGCGTGAAGTTTGTCGATCAGGGCGATGAAGCGGCACTGAACGCGGCGCTGGCCGAAAAGCCGAAGCTGGTGCTGATCGAAAGCCCAAGCAATCCGCTGCTGCGCGTGGTGGATATCGCCGCCATCTGCAAAGCGTCTGCGGAAGCCGGTGCCATTACCGTGGTGGACAATACCTTCCTCAGCCCGGCCTTACAGAACCCGCTGGCGCTCGGCGCTGACGTGGTGCTGCACTCGTGCACCAAATACCTGAACGGCCACTCTGATGTGGTAGCGGGCGCGGTGATCGCGAAAGACCCGGCGCTGGTGACCGAGCTGGCGTGGTGGGCAAACAATATTGGTGCCACCGGCAGCGCGTTCGACAGCTATCTGCTGCTGCGCGGCATGCGCACGCTGGCACCGCGTATGGCGGCGGCACAACGCAATGCGTTAGCCATCGTTGATTACCTGAAGCAACAACCGTTGGTCAAAAAGTTGTATCATCCTTCCCTGCCGGAAAACGCGGGCCACCAGTTTGCCGTTCGTCAGCAAAAAGGCTTTGGCGCGATGCTCAGTTTCGAGCTGGATGGCGATGAGCAGACCTTACGCCGTTTCCTGAAAGCGCTGGAATTGTTCACGCTGGCAGAGTCACTGGGTGGCGTGGAAAGCCTGATTTCTCACACCGCAACCATGACCCACGCAGGCATGTCGGCTGAAGCCCGTGCCGCCGCAGGTATTTCTGAGACGCTGTTGCGCGTGTCAGTTGGAATTGAAGACCACGAAGATTTAATCGCCGATCTGGATAATGCATTCCGGATAGCGGCCGAGAGGTAA
- the metJ gene encoding met regulon transcriptional regulator MetJ, with product MAEWNGEYISPYAEHGKKSEQVKKITVSIPLKVLKILTDERTRRQVNNLRHATNSELLCEAFLHAFTGQPLPDDVDLRKERSDEIPEEAKAIMREMGVDPDTWEY from the coding sequence ATGGCTGAATGGAACGGCGAATATATCAGCCCGTACGCTGAGCACGGCAAGAAAAGCGAACAGGTTAAAAAAATCACGGTATCCATTCCGTTGAAAGTATTAAAAATTTTGACCGATGAGCGGACACGCCGTCAGGTTAATAACTTGCGTCATGCCACTAACAGCGAACTGCTTTGCGAAGCGTTTCTGCATGCTTTCACCGGCCAGCCTTTGCCAGATGATGTTGATCTGCGTAAAGAACGCAGCGATGAGATCCCGGAAGAAGCCAAAGCAATCATGCGTGAGATGGGCGTCGATCCCGATACCTGGGAATACTAG